Within the Malassezia vespertilionis chromosome 3, complete sequence genome, the region CTACCGACTTTACACAGAGGCCGCCTTTCGCAACGAAATGCTCCCGAATCCTATCCCCGATATCCAGCGCCAAAACTTGTCTTCCACGATTCTCATGCTCAAGGCCATGGGGATCAATGACCTGCTCCACTTTGACTTTATGGATCCACCGCCGGCACAGACGATGCTCACCGCACTCGAGTCGCTCTACGCACTCAGTGCGCTGGACGACGAAGGGTTGCTTACGCGCCTCGGAAGAAAAATGGCCGATTTTCCCATGGATCCCCCCATGGCAAAAATGCTCATCACCAGCGTGGACCTTGGCTGCAGCGAGGAAGTGTTGAGCATTGCCGCGATGCTCAGCATCCAAAACGTCTTCTACCGCCCCAAGGACAAGCAGGCACAAGCAgatgcaaagcgcgctaAGTTTTTCCAGCCAGAGGGCGACCACTTGACGCTCTTGACAGTGTACAATGCATGGGTCTCGAACAACTTTTCCATGCCTTGGTGTGTAGATAACTTTATCCAGGGCAGGgcgttgcggcgcgcacaggaTGTGCGAAAGCAGCTGCTGGGGATCATGGACCGCTACCACCATGATATCATCTCCTGCGGCCGCAACTACAATCGcatccgccgcgcgattTGTGCAGGCTACTTCCGCAATGCCGCGAAAAAAGATCCGCACGAGGGATATCGCTCGCTCGCAGAAGGCGGAGGGAATGTCTACTTGCATccgtcgagcagcttgttCAACCGTCCGTCAGAGTACGTGGTGTACCATGAAGTCGTCATGACCACAAAAGAATACATGCGCGAAGTCACGGCCATCGAGCCGAAATGGCTATTGGAGGTTGCTCCGCGCTTCTTCCGGTCCGCGGATTCGGCAAATATctcgaagcgcaagcgccaggAGAAGATCAAGCCGCTCTTTAACAAATACGCCACGGACCCAGACGAATGGCGCATCTCTAAGCAGCGGGCCAAGGCGATATGGACAAACGACCAAAAGTTTTAGCGTACGTAGCCAGTACAGCCGAGGGCCTTCATGTGGAGGGCCGCCGCATGCACGTGTAGTGAAACGCTGCGTACTCCACGTGCTTCGCTTGTACGATGGCGCTCGCAGAAGCGGACTACGCGATGGACGATGTCGAGGACGAGTCCCAGCCTGATTATGCCGAAGGCGAGCCTGAATTTGGGACGCAATCCGAAGACTCGGAAGGTGTGTCCGATGTGTACGAGTCGCACGAGGAAGACGAGCTCGTGGACGAGATGGAAGACGCGCCGACCCCCGAGACGAACCGCAAGAGCCGTGGGaagacgctgcgtgtgcgcctCTCACGCAGCAAGTCTTCCACCGATAGCACACCACAGTCTACACCGTCGCGGCGACTCTCCGGCCGCTTGCCGAAACGGACgatgctcgcgcgcgcggcacaagaTTCGGAagaggacgacgacgagctcgacgaCTCTGACGACTCCGAGatggagcgcagcagcgatgcgccgatgactgcgcgccaagtagCGCGCCTCAAtaagcagcgcggcgtcgcgacgCAAGAACTCGTGGAGCTGCCGATGGGTACGTACATGGGACACACTAATCTACAGAGGACAgatccaagcgcgccaaactCACCGAAAcagagcttgcgctgcgccgctccgaGACGGCACGCCGGCGACGGAACCAGAGCGAGAAAAAGCTAGAGGACGATAAGATCGAGACCATTAACCGTCTTTTGAAGAAACAAGTCGGCAAGGTGCGGAGCGGCAAGCACCAGACGGACGACGAATTGCACGCagatgcaccgcgcgatATGCGCGCAAACTATCCCCTGCCCATGTTCCGCTACATTAGCCGCGCGGAAAACAGCGTGCTggccgtgccgctcgcaGAAGACGGGCGAGAAGGAGCGTATGCACATGCACTTCGCTCCGCATTTGGCCAATAcgacgcacgcgcagccGTGTAGGCATTTTGTGTATGCCATCTAGTCACTTGTATAGCCGTATCTTACGCCAATTTTGACCGCATATTCGCCAAGCCCTGCCACACCTGGCTTCCAGGCACAGGCATCATCTGGTCGACGTGGTGCTCGCAAATCGTTCCGCTCGTGCGGTCCAGGCGGTACCTGAAGAGCATGGTATAATCCTGCACGGCGTGCGAGACGCGTGTTGTGCCGCGGAATCGGATCCGCGCGATGAGCTCGTCCATAGGCACGAGTGCCTTGCTTCGTGAGAGCACAGCCGCATTGAGCTGTGTGCGTCTAGGGACAAAGGACATGTGTTCCACACGCACTTCTGCGTCCTTGAACAGTGCATGCAGCGACcaacgcagcgcctggGCACTAAGCATGTACATGCGGTGCCCATGCAGTGAAAACGCAGGCGAGAAATGCTCCGGCACGTTCACTTTTGATGCCGATTCTTCGCGCAACGGCAGTGGCGGCAGTGGCGGTAGTGGCGGGCTGAAGCAGAAATGGATCTGTTCGTGGTAAATTCGATCTGGAGTTACATTCGGGGAGAGTGGCTGGGATATCATGGGCCGTAACTGCGCTGGGTGAGCCGCATCGTTCCTAGTTCCTTCGAGCAGGCCGCATTCCATAAATTGGGGCAGCGTTTTGCGAAGGTGCCGCACAACTGCCCCGACACGGACCTGGTACTCGTGCTCGGGCAGCGTCAGGCGTGCTTGCGATACATGCGTAGGAGAAAACAAGGTGACATGCCGGCTGCGgggcgcagctgcgcgcagtCCACTGCGCACTGACGCCGCTTCTAGCATGCGGACCAAAAGCGAGGCAATGCGTCGCAGTGCAGCCTCCACATTTTTGCGACGATGTCGAGCGACGAAGGACGCTACGCGATGGCGCGTGCCGTACTGGGCGATGCGttcgcgcaagtgcgcaatgcacgtATGCTGATTATTGGTGCCGGGGGTATCGGGAGCGAGGTGCTTAAGGATTTGGTCTGTGTGGGCGTCGGCCACCTGGAAATTGTACGTCGCACACTACGCTCACGCTAGATTGATTTGGATACCATCGACCTCTCCAACCTGAACCGCCAGTTTCTATTCCAGAAGAAACACATAGGCAAACCAAAAGCTACTGTGGCAAAAACAACTGCATCGGCGTTCAATCCCGACGTGGAGATTGTCGCACACCATGCGAATGTTCGGGATCCGCGCTTCCATGTACGCTTCTTCCAGACGTTCGAcgtcgtgcttggcgctctGGACAATCTGGAGACTCGCCGCTGGGTGAACAAAATGTgcgttgcagcgcaggtGCCGCTGGTTGAAAGCGGCACCGCAGGATACCTGGGACAGGTGCAGCCAATTCGTGCAGGCTTTACAGAGTGCTACGACTGCACCGCGCATCCTACACCGACGACGTATCCCGTATGCACGATCCGCTCCACTCCTTCTACGCCGGTCCACTGCATTGTATGGGCGAAAAACTGGTTTTTTCCGCAACTCTTTGGCAAGtgcgacgacgacgacgcggagctggacgaggcggaagAGGCAGGCGAGAATGCGAAAGAACTTGCAAatttgcggcgcgaagcgcggcaGATGCGCGGAATGCGCAAGGACATGCTGGCCGGTGATCGCGCCGCCATTGGCCACGTGTTTGACAAGCTGTACGATGTGGATATCCGGCGGCTCTTGAGCATGGACGAGATGTGGGAGCGGCGGACGAAGCCTGCACCGCTGTGCTGGAgggatgcactgcacacgTCTGGCGAAGAGGCGTCATCCACCGGGCTGCGTGATCGCCAAGAGCTGTCCATCGCTAAGAACACGCGCGTATTTCT harbors:
- a CDS encoding uncharacterized protein (COG:S; EggNog:ENOG503P0R3), which translates into the protein MALAEADYAMDDVEDESQPDYAEGEPEFGTQSEDSEGVSDVYESHEEDELVDEMEDAPTPETNRKSRGKTLRVRLSRSKSSTDSTPQSTPSRRLSGRLPKRTMLARAAQDSEEDDDELDDSDDSEMERSSDAPMTARQVARLNKQRGVATQELVELPMEDRSKRAKLTETELALRRSETARRRRNQSEKKLEDDKIETINRLLKKQVGKVRSGKHQTDDELHADAPRDMRANYPLPMFRYISRAENSVLAVPLAEDGREGAYAHALRSAFGQYDARAAV
- a CDS encoding uncharacterized protein (EggNog:ENOG503PDSU) — encoded protein: MLEAASVRSGLRAAAPRSRHVTLFSPTHVSQARLTLPEHEYQVRVGAVVRHLRKTLPQFMECGLLEGTRNDAAHPAQLRPMISQPLSPNVTPDRIYHEQIHFCFSPPLPPLPPLPLREESASKVNVPEHFSPAFSLHGHRMYMLSAQALRWSLHALFKDAEVRVEHMSFVPRRTQLNAAVLSRSKALVPMDELIARIRFRGTTRVSHAVQDYTMLFRYRLDRTSGTICEHHVDQMMPVPGSQVWQGLANMRSKLA
- the UBA2 gene encoding E1 ubiquitin-activating enzyme (COG:O; EggNog:ENOG503NWF7), translated to MSSDEGRYAMARAVLGDAFAQVRNARMLIIGAGGIGSEVLKDLVCVGVGHLEIIDLDTIDLSNLNRQFLFQKKHIGKPKATVAKTTASAFNPDVEIVAHHANVRDPRFHVRFFQTFDVVLGALDNLETRRWVNKMCVAAQVPLVESGTAGYLGQVQPIRAGFTECYDCTAHPTPTTYPVCTIRSTPSTPVHCIVWAKNWFFPQLFGKCDDDDAELDEAEEAGENAKELANLRREARQMRGMRKDMLAGDRAAIGHVFDKLYDVDIRRLLSMDEMWERRTKPAPLCWRDALHTSGEEASSTGLRDRQELSIAKNTRVFLDTAQVLAARAKNAPLSFDKDDEDALALVTAAANLRAHVYHIPQLTQFEAKQVAGNIIPAIATTNAIVSGMAVVQALHMLAQRWDKMRVASLARNTARVFTTFAPAPPNPGCGVCGEMYLRASANVDKTTLQDVLRVVRKPTSEGGLAYDEDAEISVANGARILYDMDLDDNVEKTLGTLRIEPGASLAVVDEDGYQVTVQLLIEHDDAMDGFVVHWRGAPAAVPRRKQIPPPPTESDEEVEEIAPPAQGTKRRATRAPDGSAKRGAPCDDAPRKRTATGNTDMPIVLD